The genome window GTCTAATGGGTTTGGCCCTTCGTGGACAACCTGTTTGACAGGTTATGTCTTCGTCTGCCAAGGTCATAACCATTCCAACCGGTTATTCAATCCAGGTCATGAAAGGACCGACCATGAGCGTCACCCGCTTCAGCCTCACCTCCGCCCTCGACCGCGACGCCGCGATGGACGTCCTCACGGACTTCTCCGACGCCCGCCCCGCCGCCTGGTCGAGCATCGACCACGACCACTTCCGGGTCCACATGCTCGGCGACAGCTGGGCGGAAGTCACCGAAGGCACTGCGCAGGCGTGGGAGCGCGCCCGGTACGAATGGGACCGTGCCCGCGGAACCGTCACCATCACCACGCACGATTCCAAGGTCTTCGGGCCCGGCGGGGGCTGGTTGTTCACCCTGACTCCGGACGCGGCCGGCACCCGGATCGACGTGGAGCTCACGCGCCGCCCCGAGAAGTTCGGCCAGAAGCTGCTGGCCGGTCTCCTGCCGATCGTCGGCCCGTCCACTCTCAAGAAGTCGTTCGCCGGCCCGCTCAAAGCGGTCTGACAACCCTCACCGGAAAGGACTCATCGTCATGACGAAGCTCCGAGCGACGTCGAGCCGTCCCGCTCGTCGGCTCCTCCACACCCTGATCGCCGCAGCAGCCGCGACGCTCAGCGCCGTCGCATTCGCCTCGCCCGCCTCGGCCACCACGGCACCCTCACCCGCGCCGCTGTACGTCACCACGGACGCCGGCCGCGTGCACGGGCTGGCCAACGGGAGCGTTCACGAGTTCCGAGGCATCCCGTACGCGGCGCCGCCGACCGGCGAGCTGCGCTGGCGGAGCCCGCAACCCGCCGCCCACTGGACGGGCACGCGGGAGACGACCGCCTACCCGCCCGTCTGCCCGCAGAACGCCCCGAGCCCCAATGGCAGCAGCGAGGACTGTCTGTACCTCAACGTGACCAGCCCCGCGGCCGCGAGCAGCGACAGCAAACCGCTGCCGGTGATCGTCTTCATCCACGGAGGCGGCTTCGCCATCGGCGAGGGGGCCGACTACGACGCCACGAAGCTCGCGGCGAAAGGCGCGGTCGTGGTGACCGTCGACTACCGCCTCGGCCTGCTCGGGTTCCTCGCCCACCCCGCGCTGGCAGAGCGCCCCGGCGGTCCCGCGGGCAACTACGGCCTGCAAGACCAGCAGGCGGCGCTCCGATGGGTCCAGAACAACATCCGCCAGTTCGGCGGCGACCCCCGCCATGTCGCGATCGACGGCCAGTCCGCCGGAGGGCTCTCGGTCCTCGCTCAACTCGCGTCGCCCTCCGCCGCCGGCCTGTTCCAGAGCGCGATCGTCGAGAGCGGCGCGTTCGCTCCTCAGCAGAAGACACTCGCCACCGCCGAGGCTGAGGGAACGACGGTCGCCTCCGCGCTCGGATGTGCCGACCAGAGCGCCGACTGCCTCCGGAATGTTCCACTCGCGGAGCTGCTGCGCAACGAACCGCTCTCGATCACGCCGGGTTACGTCGACGGCGCCGTGTTGAGGGAGCCTGTGCTGCAGGCGATCGCAACGGGACGCTTCAACCGGGTTCCCCTCCTCAACGGAGCCAACACCGAGGAGGAGCGCATCTTCACCGAGCTCGGCCTCAGTGTGACCAAGGGCGCGACCACCATTCTCCCGGGGCCGATCACGACGGAGACCTACCAGTCGACCATCGCGTCCAACTTCGGGGTGACCGCTGCCACTGCGGCCCGTATCGCGGCCGAATACCCGCTGTCCGCGTACGCCTCTCCGGCACTGGCGTTCAGCGCGCTCAACTCGGACGCGAACTTCTCCACGCCGGCGCTGGCCCTCGATGCCGCCGCATCGCTGCACGTGCCGACCTACGCGTACGACTTCAACGACAACAGCGCGCCCGAGCGGTTCGTGCCGCCCGCCCTCGGCTCGACCGCGACGCACCAGTCGGAGCTTCAGTACCTGTTCGACCTGCCCAACGCTCCGCTGCCCGGCTCCCTGTCCGCGGACCAGGAGCACCTGGCCGACACCATCCGATCCGCCTGGGTCCACTTCGCCGCAACGGGGAATCCGGCGACCGCCGGACAGGTCTGGCCGAAGTACGACGTCCTCCGTCACCGCGTGTTGTCGTTCCAGGCTCCCGACTCGAAAGTGGAGACCACGGTGGGCGCGCAGCACCACAGTCTCTTCTGGCTGAGCCTCACCGCAACCGTTCCTCAATGAGGCGAGGTGCCCGACCCGTCGCGACGGGTCGGGCACCTCGCCCGCGTTCGCTATCATGGGCTCGTGGAAATCGAGGTCGACAGAGCCTAGCCGCCGGAGGATCGGCGGCTGAGCGGATTGAACACCGGCACGGGGTTGATCATCGGATCCCCTGTCGCCGCAGCCGCCGCATCTCCACTTCGACACGCATTCCGCCCGCCATCCCCGGCCGGCCGTATGCCTTTCCCCTCGACTCATCCGTTCACCGTCGGAGATCTCGCACTGCGCATCCCGACGTCCCGGATCGGTCACGCCTCGACGCCCGGCACGCCGGGCAGATCGGACACGACCCATGCCCAACACCCACACCTCCGTCGTCGCCTTGCACGACGTCAGTTACAGCTGGCCGGACGGCTCGCCCGCCCTCCGCCACCTCAACGGCGCCTTCACCGGCGGACGGACCGGTTTGATCGGCGACAACGGCGCCGGCAAATCCACCCTCCTGAAGCTCATCGCCGGCGAGCTGACCCCCTCCTCGGGGCGTATCGACGTGAGCGGCGAGGTCGGGTACCTCCCGCAGACGATCACCCTGGACACAGACGCCTCTGTCGCCGACCTGCTCGGAATCGGTCGCATCATCGCCTCGCTCCGCGCGATCGAACAGGGCGACGTCGACCAGGCGCACTTCGACACCATCGGGGACGACTGGGATATCGAAGCGCGAGCCGGCCGGAGTCTGGAGTCCATCGGCTTCGGCGCCGCCGACCTGGGCACGCGGGTCGGAACGCTGTCGGGCGGCGAAGCCATGCTCATCGCCGTCACGGGACTCGCGCTCCGACGAACGCCGATAACGCTGCTCGACGAACCCACGAACAACCTGGACAGGAGAGCCCGCCGCGCCCTGGGCGACCTGATCGACGAATGGTCCGGCGCGCTCATCGTGGTCAGCCACGACCTCGAGCTCCTCGAGCGCATGGAGGTGACCGCCGAGTTGCACGCCGGCCGTCTCGAGACATTCGGCGGCCCCTACAGCGAATGGAAGGCGCAGCTCGAGCTCGACCAGCTGGCCGCCGCACAGGCCGCCCGGTCTGCACAGCAGGCGCTCAAGGTCGAGAAGCGGCAGCGGGTGGAGGCGGAGACGAAGCTCGCACGCCGTGAACGAACCGCGAAGAAGACCCAACAGGGCGGCGGCATACCGAAGATCCTGGCCGGCAACCGCGCCAGCAAGGCACAAGCCTCCGCCGGGGCGATGCGTGCGGGAATGGACGACAAGATCGCGGCAGCGCAGGCCGCGCTCGACGCGGCGGACGCGCGGGTGCGCGACGAGGCGCACATCCACGTGAACCTTCCCGACCCGAATGTGCCGGCCGGACGACGAATCGCGGAATTCCGCGACGGCACTCAGACGATCGTCGTACAAGGCCCGGAAAGAGTGGCCATCGTCGGCGACAACGGGGCCGGCAAGTCCACACTGCTGCGACGACTTCTCTCCGAAGACTCCGGATCGCCGCGGGACGGCGGCCCGGATGCGACGCTCCTGGTCGATCGAGCCGGCTACCTGCCGCAGCGGCTCGACCGGCTCGATGGGACGACGAGCGCCGTCGAGAACGTCCGTCAGGTTGCGCCGACGATGTCACCGGGAGACGTCCGCAACCAGCTTGCGCGGCTCCTGATCCGAGGCGCCGCAGCGGAGCGTCCCGTCTCCACGCTGTCCGGCGGCGAACGCTTCCGGGTTCAGCTGGCGACGCTGCTGCTCATGGATCCTCCGGCTCAGCTGCTCGTGCTCGACGAGCCGACGAACAATCTCGACATCGCCAGCGTCGAACAGCTGGCCGAGGCCCTCGACGCCTATCGAGGCGCGCTCGTGGTGGTGAGTCACGACGAGCGCTTCGTGGAACGGATCGGAGTGGACATGATCCTGGAGCTGCCCGGTGATGGCACGATCCGACGATCGAAATAACTGGTTTGACAGGTTATGGATGGATATGCCAAGCTCATAACCGTTCTAACCAGTTATGAAGGGATCCGATCGTGGAACTGAAACTCGAAATCGCCGTCATCCCCGTCTCGGACGTGGACCGCGCCAAAGGCTTCTACGAGCAAGCCGGCTTCCGTCTCGACGCCGACTTCTCGACCGACAAGGGCCTCCGCGTCGTCCAAGCCACTCCCCCAGGATCCGAGGCATCGATCATCTTCGGAGAGAAACTGACCAGCGCACTCCCCGGGTCGTCGTACGGCCTCCACCTCATCACCCGCGACCTCGCCGCCGCCCGCGACGAACTTCGCGAGAAAGGCATCGACGTCAGCCCCATCTGGCACGACGCCGACGGAATCTTCCACTACGAAGGCGACTACAACCGCGTCCCCGGCCCGCACCCCGCCAGCGACAGCTACGGAAGCTACGCCTCCTTCTCCGACCCCGACGGCAATACCTGGACCATCCAGCAGATCGTCACCCGCGCACCGGGCCGCTGATGGACACGCGCAGCGAAACCCGCGAGGTGGACCTCGTCGTCATCGGCGCCGGGCCCGTAGGCGAGAACGTCGCGGACCGAGCCGTCCAGGGCGGCCTTGAGACCGTTATCGTCGAACGGGAGCTGGTAGGCGGTGAATGCTCGTACTGGGCGTGCGAGCCCTCGAAGGCGCTGCTCCGCCCGGCGCACGTGCTCGAGCTCGCCAGCGCGACACCGGGGGTATCCGAAACGATCGCCGACCGCTTGGACCTCGAGGCGGTCTTGAAGCGACGGGACGAATCCACCAGCGACTGGTCGGACGCCTCCCAGGTGCGCTGGCTGGAGACGGCGGGGATCGCACTCCTCCGTGGGCACGGCCGGGTGACCGGTGAACGGACGGTGACCGTCGAGCGCCCGGACGGCAGAACCGTCGTGCTGCGCGCCCGCCACGCGGTCGCGGTGACGACAGGCTCGACGGCACGGATCCCCGACATCCCGGGACTCGCGGCATCCGAGCCGTGGACCAACCGTGAGGCGACGGCAGTCCGGACCCTTCCTCGCCACCTCGCGATCCTCGGCGGCGGAGTAGTCGCCACCGAGATGGCCACGGCCTATCGGTCGCTCGGCGCCGAGGTCACCGTGATCGCCCGCGGCGACCTGCTCGGAGGCATGGAGCCCTTCGCAGCGGAGGCGGTGAGGGAAGCCCTCCAGCACGCCGGCGCCACGGTTCTCCTGCACACCGATACGCAGAGTGTCGAGCACCAGGACGACGAGTACGTGATCCGCACCACCGCCGGAACCATCACCGCTGACCGACTGCTCGTCGCGACCGGTCGGGCGCCGGCGACCGGCGACCTCGGCCTGGAGAGCGTCGGACTCACTCCCGGCGACTGGCTGACCACCGACGACACTCTCCTGGTGCGCGGAACGAATTGGCTGTATGCCGTCGGCGACGTCAACAGGCGAGCACTGCTCACCCACCAGGGCAAGTACCAGGCCCGCGCTGCCGGCGATGCGATCGCCGCCCGCGCGACCGGAACGGCACTCGACGAAGGTCCGTGGGGCGCCCACGTCGCCACAGCCGACCACACCGCCGTCCCGCAGGTCGTGTTCACCTCACCCGAAGTCGCAGCCGTCGGCCGCACCGCCGATAGAGCGCGCGCGGCAGGGCTGAACGTCCGCGTGGTCGACTACGACCTCGGCTGGGTTGCCGGTGCGGCACTGTCACGGACCGGCTACCGCGGCCGCGGCCGCATGGTCGTCGACGACGACCGGCAGGTCATCGTCGGAGCGACCTTCGTCGGGCCCGATGTCGCCGAACTCGTTCAGACCGCGACCACCGCAATCGTCGGTGAAATCCCCCTGAGCCGACTGTGGCACGCCGTGCCCGCATTCCCTACCGTCTCCGAAATCTGGCTGCGGCTCCTCGAGACCTACGGCCGATCGGAAAGCAGCATCAGCACGACAGGAGCCTCGTCATGAACATCGTCGACCGCGTCTTCGGGCGCAAGTTGGACCTCCCCACCGAACGGCTGGACGGTGTCACGCGAGAGGACGGTGCTGCCGTCGCGCGCTACGAGCGCCTTGTCGCGTCGTCGTCGTCGAGAACCATCCAGCGGGTGCACGTGGAGGCATTCGAGAAGCTCACTCCCGCCCAGCTGGATCTGTTGTTCGAGCGCTTCACCGCGGAGGCGACCCCGGGCGGAGACGCCCCTGCCGACGCGCGGCCGAAAAGCCTGGCGAAGGCCGCCGCCCGGCTCGAAAAACGTCGCCCCGGTGCGATCCGGCGGATCCTCGCAAACTCGGATGATCCGCTGGTCGCAGCAGTGGTGGGCTATTCCATCTTGGACACCATTGCTGACATCGCGGTCACGTCGGCCCTGTGGGCGACGTTCGACGATGGGGCCGGGTTCGGCGGGTGGCTCGATGAAGGCGATTGGTGGTGACCAGCCCGCTGGTCTTCTGCGCCCGAGAGCACCGTGGTGCGCTGAATCCGATGCCGTCTGGTGGAAGGCGGACACGTCTACCAGCCGCCACTACGGCCGGTCTGGTGGTGTCGCCACATCGTGAAGACTCAACTGCAGAGGATGAGACGGGCGCCGTCGGCGAATAGGTCATCCCTGGTACGACCGTTGCCGACGAAGTAGTCGCTGATCGCCTGCGTGGCCACCGGCCAGCGCGACCGCACGTCCGCCTCTGTCGGCGGAGGCCCTTCGGGCGCCGGAGCCTGCTCCTCGAGGACCCAGCCGACCGTGTAACGCTCGGAGGTCAGAACGAGCAGCCGCGCCTGCTGGAGCTCGAATCCGTGCTGGACGAGCGTCGCCATCGCGAGTTCGGAGAAGTCGCCGCGCCGCAGCGACCGGGTCGCTCCCGAGACGATGCGGGCGCCGTCGCGATGTCGCAGCAGGGCGGCGCGGAGCCCGACCAGCGCGCCGAGGAACCACTCTCGGACGTCTTCGGCGCCGGGTTCCGGCACCCTCGAGATGGCATCGTCCATGATCGCGTCGGCGAGACCGTCGAGCAGCTCCGTCTTGTTCTTCACGTGCCAGTAGAGCGTCGGCGCCTGGACATCCAGCCGACGGGCGAGGTTGCGCAAGCTCAGACCGTCGAGGCCCTCGTCGTCGACCAGCTGGAGCGCCTCATCGAGGATGCGTTCGCGATTCACTGCCACGTCATACCTTGCCATCCCGCTCGAACAGTGTTAGACAAAGCATAGTTCTCTAACACTGTAAGAGAGGGTGGATCATGAAGGCCGCACTCATCGATCGGGTCGGAGCGATCCCGGAATACCGCGACCATCCCGAGCCGTCCGCGGGTGACGGCGAGGTCGTCGTCACGGTCGAAGCCGTCGCCGTGGAGAACGTCGACCGTGCGTTCGTCGCCGGCACGCACTACGCCGCCGCCGATTTCGTTGCTGCATTGCCCGCGATCCCGTGCTTCGACGGCGTCGGACGGCTCGCTGACGGCACGCTCGTCGGATTCGGGGGGCTGAAGCCGCCTGCGGGCGCACTCGCCGAGCGCGTGGTCGTGCCGGCCGGATACGCGATGCCGATCCCCCACGGGATCGCACCGGAGATCGCGGCCTCGCTCTCGTCGGCGATCACCGCAATGAGCATGCAGACCGCCGGCGGCCTGCAACCGGGAGAAACCGTCCTGATCCAGGGCGGCACCGGCGTCGCGGGCAGGCTCGCGATCCAGATCGCGCGACTGCTCGACGCTGGCCGCATCGTCGCGACGGGGCGGGATGCCGCCGCGCTCCGCGAGCTCGAGGACCTCGGCGCCGATGCCACCATCGACACAGCCATCGCGGACGACGACCTCGTGCAGGCCTTCTCCGAGCAGGCCGGCGCAGGATACGACGTCATCCTCGACTATTTGTGGGGACGTCCGACCGAATTACTCACCCGCGCGCTCATCCCGGCGAGCTTCACGCTCAGCAGGCCGACGCGCCTCGTCCAGATCGGCGAGGCAGCGGGGCGCAGCGGCAGCCACGATGGGCGCTGCGTATCAGCAGGTCGTGGACTGGGTCCGCGACGGGCGGCTGACGGTCGCCGTCGAGACGATGCCGCTCAGCCGCATCGCCGAGGCGTGGACCCGCACCGACCTCCGCGGCCGGCGACTTGTCATCATCCCCGACGGAATCGATAGGAGTACATCGTGAACCGACTCACCCACGCCCTCCACGAGGCCACGCACCGCGTCCCCGGCGTACCGGACCACTCGGCTCGCACCCACGGCCGCGCCCTGCAGCAGAAGCACCCGCGCGCGCAGGCGAGGGACCCGCGGCTGCAGAACCGGATCCGCCACCAGCACGGGGAGCCGCGCGTCCTCATCGCGTGGCAGAACCGCATCGCGCGGCTCTTCGGAGCGCGACGCGCCCGACGCGCCAACCTCCGTGAGGTTGAATGAGAGCATGCGCCCCTTCCTCGACAAGGCCCTGCCCGATGCGTGGCGCGCCGCGCAAGCCCTCTCCACGACGGTCGTGCAGGAGGTGGTCCGCGCGGGAGTGACCGAGCAGGAGGTCGAGCTCATCAAGGTGCGCGCTTCCCAGCTCAACGCCTGCGCCTTCTGCCTCGACCTCCACGCCCGCGAGGCGCGGCGCGCCGGCGTTCCCCAGCAGAAGCTCGACATGCTGGCCGCCTGGCGCGACTCGAGCATCTACGACGAGCGCGAACGTGCGATGCTGGCCATCGCCGAGGCAGCGACCGTCCTGCCGTTGACCGAGGACGCGCGTGCCGACCTGGCCGGGGCAAGGAACCTCCTGGGCGATGTCGAGTTCGCCGCGGCCGAATGGGTCGCGGTGACGATCAACGCCTTCAACCGGATCTCGATCCTCAGCGAGCACCCGGTCCGACCGCGGAAGCTGGGGGGCGCGTACTAGGGGCGACGCCCTCTAGTTGTACGGGGTCAGGACGTTGGTTGCAGTCGGCTGATCGGGGGGTTGCCTCCGAGGGCTGAGTGGCGTCGTCCAGTGTTGTAGTGCTCGAGCCAGGGGTCAAGTGCTGCGGTGCGGTCGTCGTTCGAGGTGAACGGTTGCCGGTAGGCCCATTCGGTTTGCAGGGTCCGGTTGAACCTCTCCACCTTGCCGTTCTGCCACGGGCAGTGCGGTTTGATGAACTTCTGCCGGATGCCGTGCGCGCCGCAGACGCCGCGCAGCGACCATCGGTAGGCCCAGGCGTTGTCGGTGATCAGCCGCTCGATGCGGGGGATGCCGTGCGCGGCGAAGTAGCCGATGGCGCGTTCGAGGAACGCGGCGCAGGTCGGGCCCTTCTCGTCGGGGAGGACCTCGGAGTATGCGAGCCGGGAGTGGTCGTCGACGACGGAGTGCACGTAGTCGTAGCCGACGACGGTCTGTTTCCGGGCGGCTGTGGAGCCCATCGCTCTGCCGTGCGCCTTCCACCCGCCGCCGTCGGGGATGCGACCGAGCTTCTTCACGTCCATGTGCACCAGCTCGCCGGGCTGCTCGCGTTCATAGCGGACCGCTGTGGTCTTCGACGCGCGGATCCGCTCCCCGGTCATCGGGTCCAGATCGACCAGACGAGGCAGCCCGGACCGGGCGATGATGCGCGACACCGTCCGCGCCGGCACCCCGGTGCGGGCCGCGACCTCGTCACGGCCGACTCGTTCCTTCTTCCGGATCGCGACCACCGCCGCGGCCCTGGCATCGGGGGTGCGGTTGGCGACGTGGTGAGGCCGCGAGGAGCGATCGTAGAGACCGGCTTCACCCTCGGCGCGGTAGCGGTCCAGCCACCGCTTCACGCAGCGTCGGGACACGCCCATTGCCGCGGCGATATGCGCCTGCTTCCACCCGGCACCGGCACGATGGACGATGAGCAGCCTGCCGTGCACGGTCAAGCGGGCATTACGGTGGGACACGAGAACCTCCGAGTTCGTGAAGACGTCAGACATCTCCACTAAGCCCGGAGGTTCTCCCCTTTCACAAGACCGGAAACGCCACCAACCTCATGGCCGGGTACATCTAGTACCTGGTCCCGATCGACCTGCACGAGCCTGCGTCGCGACAGCTGCCCGTATTCATCCGCGCGCCCGAACAGGGCCCGGTCGGTGCTGGACTGATTCGCTTGCTTCGCTGTAGTGTCCGGTCATCAGGCCGGACGAGAGGGGGCTGATCATGGCCGAGAACAGCCCGGAGAACGAATACCCCGACGAAGCCGGATACCCCGACGGACGCGGCTTCCTCAGCGAAGACCAGAGGGAGCTCGTCCGCGAAGTGGACAGTACGCATCAGCTGGGCATCGACTTCTACGTGGTAAACAACGCAGACACGCACACCTACGAAGCAATCAGCGGTGACACACTCATCGGCGGGATCACCTATGCAGAGCAGGGCGATGCGATCACGTTGCTTTCCACGAACGTGTTTCCGGAGTACCGGAATCAGGGCGTGGCGTCGGAGCTGATCAAGCGGGTCCT of Leifsonia shinshuensis contains these proteins:
- a CDS encoding IS481 family transposase, with translation MSHRNARLTVHGRLLIVHRAGAGWKQAHIAAAMGVSRRCVKRWLDRYRAEGEAGLYDRSSRPHHVANRTPDARAAAVVAIRKKERVGRDEVAARTGVPARTVSRIIARSGLPRLVDLDPMTGERIRASKTTAVRYEREQPGELVHMDVKKLGRIPDGGGWKAHGRAMGSTAARKQTVVGYDYVHSVVDDHSRLAYSEVLPDEKGPTCAAFLERAIGYFAAHGIPRIERLITDNAWAYRWSLRGVCGAHGIRQKFIKPHCPWQNGKVERFNRTLQTEWAYRQPFTSNDDRTAALDPWLEHYNTGRRHSALGGNPPISRLQPTS
- a CDS encoding ABC-F family ATP-binding cassette domain-containing protein; this translates as MPNTHTSVVALHDVSYSWPDGSPALRHLNGAFTGGRTGLIGDNGAGKSTLLKLIAGELTPSSGRIDVSGEVGYLPQTITLDTDASVADLLGIGRIIASLRAIEQGDVDQAHFDTIGDDWDIEARAGRSLESIGFGAADLGTRVGTLSGGEAMLIAVTGLALRRTPITLLDEPTNNLDRRARRALGDLIDEWSGALIVVSHDLELLERMEVTAELHAGRLETFGGPYSEWKAQLELDQLAAAQAARSAQQALKVEKRQRVEAETKLARRERTAKKTQQGGGIPKILAGNRASKAQASAGAMRAGMDDKIAAAQAALDAADARVRDEAHIHVNLPDPNVPAGRRIAEFRDGTQTIVVQGPERVAIVGDNGAGKSTLLRRLLSEDSGSPRDGGPDATLLVDRAGYLPQRLDRLDGTTSAVENVRQVAPTMSPGDVRNQLARLLIRGAAAERPVSTLSGGERFRVQLATLLLMDPPAQLLVLDEPTNNLDIASVEQLAEALDAYRGALVVVSHDERFVERIGVDMILELPGDGTIRRSK
- a CDS encoding quinone oxidoreductase family protein, coding for MKAALIDRVGAIPEYRDHPEPSAGDGEVVVTVEAVAVENVDRAFVAGTHYAAADFVAALPAIPCFDGVGRLADGTLVGFGGLKPPAGALAERVVVPAGYAMPIPHGIAPEIAASLSSAITAMSMQTAGGLQPGETVLIQGGTGVAGRLAIQIARLLDAGRIVATGRDAAALRELEDLGADATIDTAIADDDLVQAFSEQAGAGYDVILDYLWGRPTELLTRALIPASFTLSRPTRLVQIGEAAGRSGSHDGRCVSAGRGLGPRRAADGRRRDDAAQPHRRGVDPHRPPRPATCHHPRRNR
- a CDS encoding GNAT family N-acetyltransferase; translation: MAENSPENEYPDEAGYPDGRGFLSEDQRELVREVDSTHQLGIDFYVVNNADTHTYEAISGDTLIGGITYAEQGDAITLLSTNVFPEYRNQGVASELIKRVLDELRSDGRYYLVQCPTIRAYIERHPEYRPD
- a CDS encoding VOC family protein is translated as MELKLEIAVIPVSDVDRAKGFYEQAGFRLDADFSTDKGLRVVQATPPGSEASIIFGEKLTSALPGSSYGLHLITRDLAAARDELREKGIDVSPIWHDADGIFHYEGDYNRVPGPHPASDSYGSYASFSDPDGNTWTIQQIVTRAPGR
- a CDS encoding carboxylesterase/lipase family protein, with the translated sequence MTKLRATSSRPARRLLHTLIAAAAATLSAVAFASPASATTAPSPAPLYVTTDAGRVHGLANGSVHEFRGIPYAAPPTGELRWRSPQPAAHWTGTRETTAYPPVCPQNAPSPNGSSEDCLYLNVTSPAAASSDSKPLPVIVFIHGGGFAIGEGADYDATKLAAKGAVVVTVDYRLGLLGFLAHPALAERPGGPAGNYGLQDQQAALRWVQNNIRQFGGDPRHVAIDGQSAGGLSVLAQLASPSAAGLFQSAIVESGAFAPQQKTLATAEAEGTTVASALGCADQSADCLRNVPLAELLRNEPLSITPGYVDGAVLREPVLQAIATGRFNRVPLLNGANTEEERIFTELGLSVTKGATTILPGPITTETYQSTIASNFGVTAATAARIAAEYPLSAYASPALAFSALNSDANFSTPALALDAAASLHVPTYAYDFNDNSAPERFVPPALGSTATHQSELQYLFDLPNAPLPGSLSADQEHLADTIRSAWVHFAATGNPATAGQVWPKYDVLRHRVLSFQAPDSKVETTVGAQHHSLFWLSLTATVPQ
- a CDS encoding TetR/AcrR family transcriptional regulator C-terminal domain-containing protein, producing the protein MAVNRERILDEALQLVDDEGLDGLSLRNLARRLDVQAPTLYWHVKNKTELLDGLADAIMDDAISRVPEPGAEDVREWFLGALVGLRAALLRHRDGARIVSGATRSLRRGDFSELAMATLVQHGFELQQARLLVLTSERYTVGWVLEEQAPAPEGPPPTEADVRSRWPVATQAISDYFVGNGRTRDDLFADGARLILCS
- a CDS encoding dihydrolipoyl dehydrogenase family protein, which encodes MDTRSETREVDLVVIGAGPVGENVADRAVQGGLETVIVERELVGGECSYWACEPSKALLRPAHVLELASATPGVSETIADRLDLEAVLKRRDESTSDWSDASQVRWLETAGIALLRGHGRVTGERTVTVERPDGRTVVLRARHAVAVTTGSTARIPDIPGLAASEPWTNREATAVRTLPRHLAILGGGVVATEMATAYRSLGAEVTVIARGDLLGGMEPFAAEAVREALQHAGATVLLHTDTQSVEHQDDEYVIRTTAGTITADRLLVATGRAPATGDLGLESVGLTPGDWLTTDDTLLVRGTNWLYAVGDVNRRALLTHQGKYQARAAGDAIAARATGTALDEGPWGAHVATADHTAVPQVVFTSPEVAAVGRTADRARAAGLNVRVVDYDLGWVAGAALSRTGYRGRGRMVVDDDRQVIVGATFVGPDVAELVQTATTAIVGEIPLSRLWHAVPAFPTVSEIWLRLLETYGRSESSISTTGASS
- a CDS encoding carboxymuconolactone decarboxylase family protein, with the translated sequence MRPFLDKALPDAWRAAQALSTTVVQEVVRAGVTEQEVELIKVRASQLNACAFCLDLHAREARRAGVPQQKLDMLAAWRDSSIYDERERAMLAIAEAATVLPLTEDARADLAGARNLLGDVEFAAAEWVAVTINAFNRISILSEHPVRPRKLGGAY